Below is a window of Candidatus Trichorickettsia mobilis DNA.
TTTTACTGTTTATCGTTATTGGCTTTGAAAGTATAACTGGTGGGATGACCATGGCTGCTTACATTGCTTTTATTGCCTCTTTATGTCATGGTAAATTTCGAGCGACTCAATATTCATTCTTTTCGAGTATGATGGGACTTTCAAGATCGATTTTTCCGACAGTCTCTGGATATATAGTAATTGAGTTTGGTTGGCAGAATTTTTTTCTTTTTGTTACAATTATGACCATCCCTTCCCTGCTACTATCATTTAAATTAACTACCATGCTCAAAACTTCATGATAGATAATATTATCGTATTTGCTTATTTATTAATTATACTTGGAATGGGGACATATTATCGTTCACGATCAAATAATTTCAAACATTATGCCAATCTTCAAAGCTCAAAAAATACCTCCAAATTAATACTAGTGGCGACTATATTTGCCTCTTCAATTGGTGGCGGTACTACTTTTGGTATTTCAGAAAAAGTTTTTGCAAACTCTGCTGCTTATACTTATGGGTTAATATTAACAATCCCTATAGATTTTTTAATTGCCATCTACATTATTCCAAGAATTATCAAACATCATGGAGCTGAAACTGTCGGAGATATCATGGCTAGCTATTACGGTAAGCCTGGTAGATTTATTGCAGGAGTTGCTGCAATGATTGTGTCTATTGGATTGCTTGCAGCGCAAATTAGTGTCAGTGGGCGTATTTTTCAATATATATTGGCAGTTGATTATATTAAAGCGGTGATCATAAGTTATAGCATAGTTATAATTTATACTACTATAGGAGGCTTGCGGTCTGTGGTATTTACTAACGTATTGCAATTTTTTGCGATGATTTTAGCTATACCAGTAATTAGTATAATTGGTATTCATAAAATAGGAATATATAATTTCATTGAACAATTACCACAAAACAAAATTTTCTTTGATAATTCAAACACTCTACTACAAGATACAATTGCTGCAACGGCAGGTTTTGCGGTGATGGAGTTATATCCTAGTTTTATTCAAAGAATTCTAATCAACACTAACTATAAAGAAACTAGTAAAGCTATCTATATAAAATCATTCATATATGCCTTGTTTCTTATATTTGTAACTACAAATGGCCTAATCGCTTATCATTTATATCCAGAACAAACACCACAGCAAGCATTGCCATACTTGATTGATCAAATTATGCCAATAGGTTTACAAGGATTTATTATTGTCGGCTTACTTGCAGCAGTGATGTCTACTGCTGATTCTGATTTAAATATAACTTCCATTACTTTAGTTAAAGATTTTTTAAGCCCGATCTTTAATCTCAGTAATCAAGGACAATTGTTATTGATCGCTAGAATTGCCAATATAATTATTGGAAGTAGTGCAATAATCATCGCTCTTAACTTTGCTAGCGTTGTTGATTTAGTAGTATTTGTTGTCGGATTCTGGAGCCCCATGATTATTGTTCCACTGATTTTTGCCTTGTTTGGAGTTACTATATCTCAAAAAATGATGATATTTAGCAGTATCTGTGGAGTATCCAGTTTTCTATTCTGGGAAAAATGGCTTGCTAATTATCTAAATTTAAGTCTAAAAGGAGTATTTATTGGTACTATGGTTAATCTTTTGATATTTTT
It encodes the following:
- a CDS encoding sodium:solute symporter family protein, giving the protein MIDNIIVFAYLLIILGMGTYYRSRSNNFKHYANLQSSKNTSKLILVATIFASSIGGGTTFGISEKVFANSAAYTYGLILTIPIDFLIAIYIIPRIIKHHGAETVGDIMASYYGKPGRFIAGVAAMIVSIGLLAAQISVSGRIFQYILAVDYIKAVIISYSIVIIYTTIGGLRSVVFTNVLQFFAMILAIPVISIIGIHKIGIYNFIEQLPQNKIFFDNSNTLLQDTIAATAGFAVMELYPSFIQRILINTNYKETSKAIYIKSFIYALFLIFVTTNGLIAYHLYPEQTPQQALPYLIDQIMPIGLQGFIIVGLLAAVMSTADSDLNITSITLVKDFLSPIFNLSNQGQLLLIARIANIIIGSSAIIIALNFASVVDLVVFVVGFWSPMIIVPLIFALFGVTISQKMMIFSSICGVSSFLFWEKWLANYLNLSLKGVFIGTMVNLLIFLCSVLYTKWRHQT